The Bacteroidia bacterium genome contains a region encoding:
- a CDS encoding Hpt domain-containing protein yields the protein MKNDNLFINMNYLEEALLNAKEALLEVINSFIENIPNEMLQLTLFIQEPDFELIKQKAHKIKASFSIVGMKAAADLCYQLEISAKNNSLAEVKSIFLKLEDQYESGYKELKQYKEKIMCRI from the coding sequence ATGAAAAATGATAATTTGTTCATTAATATGAATTATTTAGAAGAGGCTCTTTTAAATGCTAAAGAAGCTCTTTTAGAGGTGATTAATTCATTTATAGAGAACATTCCCAATGAAATGCTGCAACTTACGTTGTTTATACAAGAGCCTGACTTTGAGCTAATCAAACAAAAGGCTCATAAAATCAAGGCTTCCTTTTCTATTGTTGGGATGAAAGCGGCAGCGGACTTGTGTTATCAATTGGAAATATCAGCAAAAAATAATTCCTTAGCTGAGGTTAAATCCATTTTTTTGAAATTAGAAGACCAATATGAATCAGGCTATAAAGAGCTAAAGCAATACAAAGAAAAGATAATGTGTAGAATATAA
- the yihA gene encoding ribosome biogenesis GTP-binding protein YihA/YsxC, which translates to MEKNIPLIRVSEFIMSCTSWKKLPEPTLPEYAVIGRSNVGKSSLINSLCNRRSLAKVSGTPGKTQCINIFQIENLWYLVDLPGYGYAKVSQTKRLEFKKFALEYLRNRPNLMLTFILIDSRLDPLPIDIDFVNNLGNSRIPLALVFTKADKNGINKSREKVKLFHQKLLETWDELPPTFLTSAKSGYGKDELLSFITETNQLFRPTSLIL; encoded by the coding sequence ATGGAAAAAAATATTCCGCTTATTCGGGTGTCTGAATTTATCATGAGTTGCACAAGTTGGAAAAAATTACCGGAGCCAACCCTGCCGGAATATGCAGTAATTGGGCGTTCTAACGTAGGAAAGTCCTCTCTAATCAATAGTTTATGTAACAGAAGATCGTTGGCAAAAGTTTCCGGTACGCCTGGAAAAACGCAATGTATCAATATTTTTCAAATTGAAAATTTATGGTATTTGGTTGATTTGCCGGGCTATGGATATGCTAAGGTTTCACAAACTAAACGCTTGGAATTTAAAAAATTTGCCTTAGAATATCTGCGAAACCGGCCAAACCTAATGCTTACTTTCATTTTGATAGATTCTCGTTTAGATCCACTTCCAATAGACATTGACTTTGTCAATAACTTAGGGAATTCCCGTATTCCGCTCGCCTTAGTGTTTACCAAAGCGGATAAAAACGGAATTAACAAAAGCAGAGAAAAAGTCAAATTATTTCACCAGAAGTTATTAGAAACATGGGATGAGTTGCCGCCTACATTTCTCACCTCTGCTAAAAGTGGCTATGGGAAAGACGAACTACTGTCTTTTATCACCGAAACAAACCAGCTATTTCGCCCTACATCTTTAATTTTATGA
- a CDS encoding DUF420 domain-containing protein, whose translation MKKQLNDRAYLPLIITISILVPTAIASLTYIPKGQETFDLRFLPFLNAIINSCVSVCLVLGLLFIRQKDMQKHRICMLSALSLSVLFLVSYVIYHSLVPETKFCGTGWQRSVYFVLLISHITLAVPAVPLALLAVYQGVQKNFWSHKKVVRWAYPIWLYVSITGPVIYWMLSPCF comes from the coding sequence ATGAAAAAGCAGCTAAATGACCGCGCTTATCTGCCGCTGATTATCACTATTTCTATTCTTGTGCCTACGGCGATAGCCTCCCTAACATACATCCCTAAAGGTCAAGAGACATTTGATTTACGTTTTTTGCCGTTCCTAAATGCTATTATTAATAGCTGCGTAAGTGTTTGTTTAGTATTAGGGTTACTATTTATTCGCCAAAAAGATATGCAAAAGCACCGGATATGTATGCTCTCTGCGCTGTCGCTATCAGTTTTGTTTTTGGTATCTTATGTGATTTATCACAGTTTGGTGCCCGAAACAAAGTTTTGCGGCACCGGCTGGCAGCGTTCTGTTTATTTTGTGCTGTTGATTTCACATATTACGTTGGCAGTTCCGGCAGTTCCGTTGGCTCTCTTAGCGGTTTATCAAGGTGTTCAAAAGAACTTTTGGTCTCATAAAAAGGTAGTTAGGTGGGCGTATCCAATTTGGCTCTATGTATCAATTACCGGCCCTGTGATTTACTGGATGCTATCCCCTTGCTTTTAG